The following proteins are encoded in a genomic region of Sulfurospirillum arsenophilum NBRC 109478:
- a CDS encoding 4Fe-4S dicluster domain-containing protein, with amino-acid sequence MAKKYGMIHDNNLCIGCQACNVACRSENKIPESVYRLQVWVKPEEYPNGTLGYEYHRQSCVQCENTPCVSVCPTKASHVNEEGIVLVDVDLCVGCLYCVAACPYQARYVHPITKAPDKCTFCHESRLARGEEPACVTVCPTDALIFGDLNDPKSKINQALSTRVTYRQKEKLGTNPKMFIVPNHKGGINS; translated from the coding sequence ATGGCAAAAAAATATGGAATGATCCACGACAATAATTTGTGTATTGGCTGTCAAGCGTGCAATGTTGCGTGTAGATCAGAAAACAAAATACCAGAATCCGTTTATCGTTTACAAGTTTGGGTAAAACCAGAAGAGTACCCTAATGGCACTTTAGGCTATGAGTACCATCGCCAATCGTGTGTCCAGTGTGAAAACACCCCCTGTGTGAGTGTTTGCCCAACCAAAGCTTCTCATGTGAATGAAGAGGGCATTGTGTTGGTCGATGTTGATTTGTGTGTGGGGTGTCTGTACTGTGTTGCAGCGTGTCCTTACCAAGCACGTTATGTACATCCAATTACCAAAGCACCTGATAAATGTACCTTCTGCCATGAATCACGTTTGGCAAGAGGTGAAGAGCCAGCGTGTGTCACAGTGTGCCCAACCGATGCGCTTATTTTTGGTGATCTTAATGATCCAAAAAGCAAGATCAATCAAGCACTCTCTACACGTGTAACGTATCGTCAAAAAGAAAAATTGGGAACAAACCCAAAAATGTTTATCGTACCGAATCATAAAGGAGGGATCAACTCATGA
- the phsA gene encoding thiosulfate reductase PhsA, which yields MTQMLSRRSFLKLSSTAAAVAGLSSIPGTLGALEESQKQLKGNAKYTPSICEMCTSACTIEAKVEDGKGVFIKGNPADKSRGGKICARGSAGFNQLYDPQRLVKPIMRVGERGEGKWKEVSWDEAYTFIATKLEEIKQKHGAHTVAFTARSGWTKTWFHHLAQAYGSHNLFGHEATCPLAYGMAGKDVFGEGANRDFAKAKYIINMGHNVFEGIVISYARQYMEALANGAKLVTLEPRLSAMAAKSTEWHAIKPGHDLPFVLAFMHTLIHENLYDKKFVEKYCEGFEELKASIAEYTPEKMATECDIPADTIKRLAREFAKAAPKAIFDFGHRVTFTPQELELRRAMMMINVLVGAVERDGGYYLSKGPDYYNQFIGEGDPKAFKLKKPKTPAYPKVEVPRIDRIGEKDSEFFLASKGEGIVTLIPHATLTELPGVGYKLHGWFIARNNPVMTQSNMENVIKAIKAMDLVVVVDIQVSDTAWFADIVLPDTTYLERDEEFTASGGKNPSYGVGRQKVVEPIGDSRAPWRIAKELGEKMGLGAFFPYKDIEDYRLQQVGDNVDLLAKLKATGSAGFGVPLMLQEKKSVAEFVKKFPSAASRVNEEGTIDFPKKIQLFSKKLEEVSQKGGLSYTPYKYKESDELYLINGKSAVRSNAHNGNNLWLNNLLDDAAVWIHPKTAERLGINNGDKVEVYNKYSTQKGKALVSKGVREDTIFAYFGFGHISKELKRAYGKGVNSNALYSSLVSPNSGMNLHVVGVKVRKA from the coding sequence ATGACTCAAATGCTTAGCCGAAGAAGTTTTCTAAAGCTCTCTTCTACCGCCGCAGCAGTTGCAGGACTCTCAAGTATCCCCGGGACTCTGGGGGCACTGGAAGAGAGCCAAAAGCAACTCAAAGGCAATGCCAAATACACACCAAGTATTTGCGAGATGTGTACGAGCGCTTGTACCATTGAAGCAAAAGTGGAAGACGGCAAAGGTGTGTTTATAAAAGGAAATCCAGCCGATAAAAGCAGAGGTGGTAAAATCTGTGCACGTGGAAGTGCTGGGTTCAATCAACTCTATGATCCACAACGTTTAGTAAAACCCATTATGCGTGTGGGTGAGCGAGGTGAAGGAAAGTGGAAAGAGGTCAGTTGGGACGAAGCATACACTTTCATTGCTACCAAGCTTGAAGAGATCAAACAAAAACATGGCGCGCATACCGTAGCGTTTACGGCACGTAGTGGTTGGACTAAAACATGGTTTCACCATCTAGCACAAGCGTATGGCTCCCATAATCTTTTTGGACATGAAGCGACCTGTCCACTCGCGTATGGTATGGCGGGTAAAGATGTGTTTGGTGAAGGGGCTAACCGTGATTTTGCGAAAGCGAAATACATCATCAATATGGGACACAATGTCTTTGAAGGTATTGTTATCTCTTACGCTCGCCAATACATGGAAGCGCTTGCAAATGGTGCAAAACTGGTTACGTTAGAGCCAAGACTCTCTGCAATGGCGGCAAAGTCAACCGAATGGCATGCGATCAAACCGGGGCACGATCTTCCGTTTGTTTTAGCATTTATGCACACACTCATTCATGAAAACCTTTACGATAAAAAGTTCGTTGAAAAATATTGTGAAGGTTTTGAAGAACTTAAAGCGAGTATTGCTGAATATACTCCTGAAAAAATGGCAACCGAATGTGATATACCAGCCGATACCATCAAGCGCTTAGCGCGTGAGTTTGCAAAAGCTGCACCTAAAGCCATTTTTGACTTTGGACATCGTGTTACCTTTACACCACAAGAGTTGGAACTTCGCCGAGCGATGATGATGATTAACGTTCTTGTGGGTGCGGTTGAGAGAGATGGTGGTTATTATCTCTCAAAAGGACCAGATTATTACAACCAATTTATTGGCGAGGGTGATCCTAAAGCCTTTAAACTCAAAAAACCAAAAACGCCTGCGTATCCAAAAGTTGAAGTACCACGTATTGACCGTATTGGTGAGAAAGACAGTGAATTTTTCCTTGCAAGTAAAGGTGAGGGTATTGTCACATTGATTCCTCATGCAACACTTACAGAACTTCCAGGTGTGGGTTATAAACTACACGGATGGTTTATCGCACGTAACAATCCTGTTATGACACAGTCCAATATGGAAAATGTCATTAAAGCGATTAAAGCGATGGATTTGGTGGTGGTTGTGGATATTCAAGTCTCTGATACCGCATGGTTTGCTGACATCGTCCTTCCTGATACCACGTATTTAGAAAGAGATGAAGAGTTTACCGCGAGTGGTGGCAAAAATCCAAGTTACGGTGTCGGTCGCCAAAAAGTGGTTGAACCTATTGGAGACAGTAGAGCACCATGGCGTATTGCTAAAGAGTTAGGTGAAAAAATGGGCTTAGGCGCATTCTTCCCATACAAAGATATCGAAGATTACCGCTTGCAACAAGTGGGTGATAATGTCGATCTCCTTGCCAAACTCAAAGCGACAGGAAGTGCTGGCTTTGGCGTGCCTTTGATGCTTCAAGAGAAAAAAAGTGTCGCTGAGTTTGTCAAAAAATTCCCAAGTGCGGCAAGCAGAGTCAATGAAGAGGGAACGATTGATTTCCCTAAAAAAATTCAGCTCTTTAGTAAAAAGCTTGAAGAGGTCTCTCAAAAAGGAGGTCTTAGCTATACACCTTACAAATACAAAGAATCGGATGAGCTTTACCTCATCAATGGCAAATCAGCCGTTCGCAGTAACGCTCACAATGGAAACAATCTCTGGCTGAACAATCTTTTAGATGATGCTGCGGTTTGGATTCACCCTAAAACGGCTGAACGCCTTGGTATTAACAATGGTGATAAAGTTGAAGTGTATAACAAATACAGCACCCAAAAAGGCAAAGCGCTGGTAAGCAAAGGTGTGAGAGAAGATACTATCTTTGCTTACTTTGGATTTGGTCACATCAGTAAAGAGCTTAAACGAGCTTATGGCAAAGGTGTTAACAGCAATGCACTTTATTCTTCTTTGGTCTCGCCAAACTCAGGTATGAACCTGCATGTTGTTGGCGTCAAAGTCAGAAAAGCGTAA
- a CDS encoding 4Fe-4S dicluster domain-containing protein gives MEKQYRLLYDENLCIGCQACNVACRVENSVPDDVYRLQVHLQTKGEFPNLGMNFERLSCMMCENPPCVSVCPTNASFQSKDGLVHIDERACITCKYCILACPYHARFINPLKNVVEKCDFCYETRVSKELSPACVSICPTDALSFGDMRQKNSFVHQKSNKEVLVFPKAHLGTKPKVAFIPNRKGAKS, from the coding sequence ATGGAAAAACAGTACCGACTGCTTTACGATGAAAACCTCTGCATTGGATGCCAAGCCTGCAATGTTGCGTGTCGTGTTGAAAACAGTGTGCCAGATGATGTCTATAGGTTGCAAGTACATCTTCAAACCAAAGGCGAATTCCCCAATCTTGGAATGAATTTCGAGCGACTCTCGTGTATGATGTGCGAAAATCCTCCGTGTGTGAGTGTTTGCCCTACCAATGCTTCGTTTCAGAGTAAAGATGGTTTGGTGCATATTGATGAGCGCGCTTGCATTACATGTAAATACTGCATCCTCGCCTGTCCCTACCATGCACGCTTTATTAATCCCCTTAAAAACGTGGTGGAGAAGTGTGATTTTTGCTATGAAACACGTGTTTCCAAAGAGCTAAGCCCAGCGTGTGTCAGCATCTGTCCGACCGATGCGCTGAGTTTTGGCGATATGCGGCAAAAAAATTCTTTCGTGCATCAAAAATCGAACAAAGAGGTTTTAGTCTTTCCTAAAGCGCATCTTGGAACGAAGCCCAAAGTGGCGTTTATTCCCAACCGAAAAGGGGCTAAGTCATGA
- the nrfD gene encoding NrfD/PsrC family molybdoenzyme membrane anchor subunit codes for MSPMWGSVEQYSTIHWSWAIAIYLFLAGLSSGSIIVALLVKWNRHERSNSSIWDAMIKAGSVVAPSAIFLGLLLLVVDLGRPLSFYWLLIRYNITSVMSLGVLFLLIYTPIVVVFMLLVFERSVIKHPILAPLEGLINLVKSFHSYAKIIEYFLFIAALCVGSYTGFLLSVLYAIPLWNSPLLPILFLTSSLSSGVAVNILIGLLFFKSTINTESIKYLLVLDTRVILTELPLLGLFFIGLFYAGGDAPSAAKAALTEGFWAGIFWLGVIGVGLGLPLVTVIVALRSHVYRVGYIVINSMVVILGVLMLRYYIIYAGQIYLG; via the coding sequence ATGAGTCCTATGTGGGGAAGTGTGGAGCAGTACAGTACGATTCACTGGTCATGGGCGATTGCGATCTATCTTTTTTTAGCAGGACTGAGTTCAGGGTCTATCATCGTTGCGTTACTTGTAAAATGGAATCGCCATGAGCGCAGTAACTCGTCCATCTGGGATGCAATGATTAAAGCAGGATCCGTTGTCGCTCCTAGCGCAATCTTTTTGGGACTGCTTTTGTTGGTGGTTGATTTGGGTCGTCCTCTTTCATTTTACTGGTTATTGATTCGTTATAACATCACTTCAGTCATGAGTTTGGGAGTACTTTTTTTGCTCATTTACACACCTATTGTAGTAGTTTTTATGTTGCTGGTGTTTGAGCGTAGTGTTATTAAACATCCCATTTTAGCTCCTTTGGAAGGGTTGATTAACCTTGTTAAGAGTTTTCATTCGTATGCGAAAATCATTGAGTATTTTCTTTTTATAGCAGCGCTGTGTGTGGGCTCTTATACGGGCTTTTTACTTTCGGTTTTGTATGCCATTCCTTTGTGGAACAGCCCACTTCTGCCTATTTTATTTTTAACCTCAAGTCTCTCTTCAGGCGTTGCGGTAAATATCCTTATCGGATTACTGTTTTTTAAAAGTACCATCAATACGGAGAGTATTAAATACCTTTTAGTGTTGGACACCAGAGTTATTTTAACGGAATTACCTCTTTTAGGCCTTTTTTTTATCGGGCTATTTTATGCCGGTGGCGATGCTCCTAGTGCTGCAAAGGCGGCGCTTACGGAGGGCTTTTGGGCGGGTATTTTTTGGTTAGGTGTCATCGGTGTGGGATTAGGGCTTCCTCTTGTGACGGTTATTGTAGCCTTGCGCAGTCATGTGTACCGCGTGGGTTACATTGTAATTAACTCGATGGTCGTCATTTTAGGCGTATTGATGCTACGTTACTACATCATTTACGCGGGACAAATTTATCTTGGTTAA
- a CDS encoding EAL domain-containing protein → MKLINYSYETLEALEHFAKTYFRPNDHLLIQIFCGSFDKLKITEILHFLKQTFPKSIIIGASTAGEIKSGRIKTGTIQISFCRLEKSVAKVYYFQDVNFESGQKAAESILEKETKVCIALAHPFAKDDSENFIEGFNSIRADMPLAGGNAADEFLFESAFIICENKILDQGIVIATLSGKTLHVNNGYSLGWTQIGKELSVTKVNKGTIYEIDHQPIQEVYQHYLGKDVVQNLPSSAVEFPFVKVCDEIEVCRSLIGVNEDGSLIFSGYLNEGEKVRFAIGNVEEIMDRAVAIQEQINEKPVEAIFIYSCSVRKRFLQKQLNYEFGLLQQIAPTAGFFTYGEFFHSEHKNQLLNVTTTVLALSESDYIISHTLGEKPEVNCSTLKSLTHLVNTTQYELDVNINFLNQYKMILDQSAIVSKMDIKGNIIYVNDAFCRVTGLSKEEIIGSKHSRFRHPNSEVSLYRDLWNSLQRKEIWSGVLHCINPKEEIYYIKSTVMPFLDEKGNIVEYITSSIDITDLVLKEQLIEQHFKDELTGFGNREALFHRLRTDTGQKLLVLLNLVGFSEINDYLGYDVGDDLLKQIADFLMQTFDNHSDVIFRINGDEFAVLLAERDQKMFHNLRDKIKRMIRSLENKVFTIKGYEVVVRLNVGVAEGMTDEIYMQSHVALKEAKTHNQAFMFYDSNEALKVKTKQNIQVIQKIRSAIENDRIVPFFQGIYDNKLHKITKYEVLMRLQEEDGNYLTPYHFLDQAKKTRLYEKLTKIMIHKSFEYLKDFSVDFSINLTKGDILSSSVKECLYENMKKYKCAHRVIFEIVESEGIENFSEITSFIHEVKQLGCRIAIDDFGTGYSNFAYLVKLEVDIIKIDGSLIKDIDTNETSAMTVETIISFAKKMGYSIVAEFVDRMSVQEKLQSLHVDFSQGYLFSKPSPIISL, encoded by the coding sequence GTGAAGTTGATTAACTATAGCTACGAAACTCTTGAAGCATTAGAACACTTTGCCAAAACCTATTTTAGACCTAATGATCATCTGCTAATTCAAATCTTTTGTGGCAGTTTTGATAAACTAAAAATTACAGAAATTCTTCATTTTCTCAAACAAACTTTTCCTAAAAGCATAATCATTGGTGCAAGTACAGCAGGTGAAATTAAATCGGGGCGCATTAAAACAGGTACGATTCAAATTAGCTTTTGCCGTCTTGAAAAAAGTGTTGCAAAAGTTTATTATTTTCAAGATGTAAACTTTGAAAGTGGACAAAAAGCAGCTGAGAGCATTTTAGAAAAAGAGACAAAAGTCTGCATCGCTTTAGCACATCCTTTCGCAAAAGACGATAGTGAAAACTTCATTGAAGGGTTCAATAGCATAAGAGCCGACATGCCTCTTGCAGGGGGTAATGCTGCCGATGAATTTTTATTTGAGAGTGCCTTTATTATTTGTGAAAATAAGATTTTGGATCAAGGTATTGTGATCGCAACACTCAGTGGAAAAACGTTACATGTAAACAATGGTTATTCGCTGGGATGGACTCAAATTGGTAAAGAACTGAGCGTTACAAAGGTCAATAAAGGAACCATTTACGAGATCGATCATCAACCGATTCAAGAGGTTTATCAACACTATTTAGGAAAAGATGTGGTTCAAAATCTTCCTAGCAGTGCGGTGGAATTTCCTTTTGTTAAAGTATGTGATGAAATTGAGGTGTGCCGCTCCCTCATTGGCGTCAATGAAGATGGTTCGCTCATCTTCTCAGGCTATCTGAATGAAGGAGAAAAAGTACGTTTTGCTATTGGTAATGTCGAAGAGATTATGGACAGAGCGGTTGCTATACAAGAACAGATCAATGAAAAACCCGTTGAAGCTATTTTTATCTATTCGTGCAGTGTTCGTAAACGCTTTTTACAAAAACAGCTGAACTATGAATTTGGGTTGTTACAACAAATTGCCCCAACAGCAGGCTTTTTTACCTACGGTGAGTTTTTTCACTCAGAACATAAAAATCAACTGCTCAATGTGACAACTACGGTGCTAGCTTTGAGTGAATCTGACTATATTATCTCTCATACACTGGGCGAAAAACCCGAAGTGAACTGCTCGACACTGAAGTCTTTAACCCATTTAGTAAACACGACCCAATATGAACTTGATGTCAATATAAACTTTTTAAATCAGTATAAAATGATATTAGATCAAAGTGCTATTGTGTCCAAAATGGATATAAAAGGCAACATAATTTATGTTAATGATGCTTTTTGCAGGGTGACGGGGTTAAGCAAAGAAGAGATTATAGGAAGTAAGCACAGTAGATTTCGCCACCCAAATTCGGAAGTATCTCTTTATCGAGATTTATGGAATAGCTTGCAAAGAAAAGAGATTTGGAGTGGAGTGCTTCACTGTATAAATCCTAAAGAGGAAATTTATTACATTAAAAGTACAGTCATGCCTTTTTTAGACGAGAAAGGCAATATCGTTGAGTATATTACCAGTAGCATCGATATTACCGATTTGGTTTTAAAAGAGCAACTCATCGAACAGCATTTTAAAGATGAACTGACAGGTTTTGGAAATCGTGAAGCGCTCTTTCATAGACTTCGCACGGATACAGGTCAAAAACTTTTAGTACTGCTCAATCTGGTAGGATTCTCGGAGATCAATGACTATTTGGGTTATGATGTTGGGGATGATCTTTTAAAACAGATCGCTGATTTTTTAATGCAAACCTTTGATAACCATTCGGATGTCATTTTTCGTATTAACGGTGATGAGTTTGCAGTCTTATTGGCTGAACGCGATCAAAAAATGTTTCACAATTTACGTGACAAGATTAAACGTATGATCCGTAGTCTAGAAAACAAAGTCTTTACCATCAAAGGCTATGAAGTGGTTGTGAGACTTAATGTGGGTGTTGCAGAAGGGATGACGGATGAGATTTATATGCAGTCCCATGTCGCTCTTAAGGAGGCAAAAACACATAATCAAGCCTTCATGTTTTATGACAGTAACGAAGCCCTCAAAGTCAAAACGAAACAAAATATTCAAGTCATTCAAAAAATTAGATCTGCGATTGAAAATGACCGTATTGTGCCGTTTTTTCAAGGTATTTATGACAATAAACTGCATAAAATTACCAAGTATGAAGTCCTGATGCGTTTGCAAGAAGAGGATGGAAATTACCTAACGCCGTATCACTTTTTAGATCAAGCGAAAAAGACACGGTTGTATGAAAAACTCACGAAGATTATGATTCATAAGTCGTTTGAATATCTCAAAGATTTTAGTGTGGACTTTTCGATTAACCTTACCAAAGGCGATATTCTCTCCTCGTCAGTCAAAGAGTGTTTGTATGAAAATATGAAAAAATATAAATGTGCCCATCGCGTTATTTTTGAGATTGTTGAGTCTGAGGGTATTGAAAATTTTAGTGAGATTACGTCGTTTATTCATGAGGTAAAACAGTTAGGGTGTCGTATTGCCATTGATGACTTTGGCACAGGTTATTCCAACTTTGCGTATTTGGTGAAATTAGAGGTAGATATTATCAAAATTGATGGTTCACTGATTAAAGACATTGATACCAATGAAACGAGTGCTATGACAGTCGAAACTATCATCTCCTTTGCGAAAAAAATGGGCTATAGTATTGTGGCTGAATTTGTGGATCGCATGAGTGTTCAAGAAAAACTCCAGAGTTTACATGTAGACTTTTCACAAGGGTATCTCTTTAGTAAACCAAGTCCTATCATTTCACTTTAA
- the phsA gene encoding thiosulfate reductase PhsA: protein MAYFQARRDFLKVVTTGASATVLIPGSLGALGNVALKGEDKFIRSICEMCSSRCPMEARVINGKTVLLQGNAFAKEMGTSLCARGVAGASQLYDTQRLVVPLIRAGKRGENKWREASWDEALSLISTKLSALKERYGARSVLFSAKTGEQYDLLRSFASAFGSPNVFSHWSSCPIAIESAFEHTFGEKLHRDFENATYILNFGHNLFEGLDIPLTKAMAHFSANPSKKLVVLDPRFSVIASKANEWHPIKAGSDLAFVLALLHVWIRDGKYDKKFIEQYTIGFDKLVDSVKETTPQWQQSLTGIDAKVVERIAAEIYEAAPRCIIDWGHKATTTKAEYQRTRAILMANILMGNVEKEGGIYFAKTAERINTLAKEMIVPELNDPYPRPRIHEPRMDGAGEGGKHRFVSRSHGVLTAIPEAILSQTPYEIKGWFLTRHNPLITVAHPQKMKEAMDQLEFIVVNDIYLSDTAMMADVVLPESTYLERDEGISKSAFKTPSYAMRNRIVEPMHQNRSLIEIIRDLAERMGFGSHYAWKNIPELRAYQAKGNAELLQTLLMRGVASFDVPPLLALQSSSVESFCERYPKSSGWRDSQGLFSHFLNHLKTPSGKIEMYCDEVERAFSGYGVPRAVDMDVTQGFAYVLTSGKSAVHTNGHTQNVPYLHMLLSDNPIWMNPLTAKAHGLKQGDTFYLQNDISKEKATVFITEGIRPDTLFAYMGFGRDTPQLKRTHGKGTNASKLLSLESATLCGAMITNVGVNIIKA, encoded by the coding sequence ATGGCATATTTCCAAGCGCGAAGAGACTTTTTAAAGGTAGTAACAACCGGTGCATCCGCCACTGTTTTGATACCTGGAAGTTTAGGTGCATTAGGAAATGTGGCGCTTAAGGGAGAAGATAAATTTATCCGTTCCATCTGTGAAATGTGCAGTAGCCGTTGTCCTATGGAAGCACGTGTCATCAATGGCAAAACAGTCCTGCTTCAAGGAAACGCCTTTGCAAAAGAGATGGGAACCTCTTTATGCGCTAGAGGTGTTGCAGGAGCTTCTCAACTTTACGATACGCAAAGACTCGTTGTTCCACTCATTCGTGCGGGAAAGCGCGGTGAAAACAAGTGGCGTGAAGCGAGCTGGGATGAAGCACTGAGTTTGATTTCCACAAAACTTTCTGCACTGAAAGAGCGTTATGGCGCTCGCAGTGTCCTTTTTTCCGCTAAAACAGGCGAACAGTACGATCTGTTGCGCTCATTTGCTTCGGCATTTGGCTCGCCGAATGTCTTTTCGCACTGGAGCTCCTGTCCCATAGCCATTGAGAGTGCTTTTGAACATACGTTTGGCGAGAAACTGCACCGTGATTTTGAAAATGCCACTTACATTCTTAACTTTGGTCATAACCTCTTTGAAGGCTTAGACATTCCTCTTACCAAAGCCATGGCACATTTTTCAGCCAATCCCTCCAAAAAATTGGTGGTACTTGACCCTCGTTTTTCAGTGATTGCTTCCAAAGCCAATGAATGGCATCCGATTAAAGCGGGTTCTGATTTGGCGTTTGTGCTTGCTCTTTTACATGTATGGATTAGAGATGGCAAATACGATAAAAAATTTATAGAACAGTACACCATTGGTTTTGATAAATTGGTAGATTCGGTGAAGGAGACAACCCCACAGTGGCAACAGTCTCTTACAGGAATTGATGCTAAAGTGGTTGAGCGCATCGCTGCAGAAATTTACGAAGCTGCTCCTAGGTGTATTATTGACTGGGGGCATAAAGCAACCACGACCAAAGCAGAGTATCAACGAACGCGCGCTATTTTGATGGCCAATATTTTGATGGGCAATGTGGAAAAAGAGGGTGGCATCTATTTTGCTAAAACAGCCGAGCGCATCAACACACTTGCAAAAGAGATGATTGTGCCAGAACTGAATGATCCTTATCCTAGACCGCGCATTCATGAGCCTCGAATGGATGGTGCAGGGGAAGGGGGAAAACATCGTTTTGTTTCTCGTTCACACGGTGTTTTGACAGCAATTCCAGAAGCGATTCTTTCACAAACCCCTTATGAAATAAAAGGATGGTTTTTAACCCGTCACAATCCGCTCATTACGGTTGCTCATCCGCAAAAGATGAAAGAGGCGATGGATCAGTTAGAGTTTATCGTGGTCAATGATATTTATCTCTCTGATACCGCCATGATGGCTGATGTCGTTTTGCCAGAATCCACGTATCTGGAGCGCGATGAGGGCATTAGTAAAAGTGCGTTTAAAACACCTAGTTATGCGATGCGTAACCGTATCGTAGAACCAATGCATCAAAACAGAAGCCTTATAGAAATCATCCGCGATCTTGCAGAACGAATGGGATTTGGAAGTCATTATGCGTGGAAAAATATCCCTGAACTACGCGCTTATCAAGCCAAAGGCAATGCGGAGCTTTTACAAACACTGCTGATGCGTGGTGTTGCTTCGTTTGATGTGCCCCCTCTGTTAGCATTGCAATCCTCTTCAGTGGAGAGCTTTTGTGAGCGCTACCCCAAAAGCAGTGGTTGGAGAGATTCACAAGGGCTCTTTAGTCATTTTTTAAATCATCTTAAAACGCCCTCAGGCAAGATCGAAATGTATTGTGATGAGGTTGAGCGGGCTTTTAGTGGGTATGGTGTGCCAAGAGCGGTGGATATGGATGTGACACAAGGGTTTGCTTATGTCCTCACCAGTGGCAAGAGTGCCGTGCATACCAATGGACACACTCAGAATGTGCCTTATCTTCATATGCTCCTATCTGATAATCCGATCTGGATGAACCCACTGACTGCTAAAGCGCATGGGCTTAAGCAGGGGGATACTTTTTACCTTCAAAACGATATTTCTAAAGAGAAGGCAACGGTATTTATTACAGAGGGCATTCGCCCTGACACGCTTTTTGCTTATATGGGATTTGGACGCGATACCCCACAGCTCAAGCGAACACACGGTAAAGGAACAAATGCTTCAAAACTTCTTTCTTTAGAAAGTGCCACACTTTGTGGGGCGATGATCACCAATGTTGGTGTCAATATCATCAAGGCATAG
- the nrfD gene encoding NrfD/PsrC family molybdoenzyme membrane anchor subunit yields MNPISGSLAQYNTVVWHWPIAVYLFLAGLSAGAIISAIVIKWMKGNDVSPWDGIIKAGAILAPVTIGAGLMLLIFDLTRPLHFWKLLIHYNFGSVMTLGVLALFAYFPVVILFFLGVFKKELFENGALKILAPVAEFALTYAKVIEGVTLVLAVGVGAYTGFLLSAMNSYPLLNTPILPVLFLASGVSAGISANLVVGLLFFKSSTGASNVSYLHGLDIKVIFAELFFLFILFVGMMYQGGVTAHVASAAMSTGGLSALLWIGVIGLGLMLPIGLNFALPHGVKHSHGFVIFNALIVLVGVLALRYYILYAGQTFVG; encoded by the coding sequence ATGAATCCAATATCAGGTTCACTAGCACAATATAATACAGTCGTATGGCATTGGCCAATTGCTGTTTATCTTTTCCTCGCAGGTTTGTCTGCAGGTGCGATTATCTCAGCGATTGTGATCAAATGGATGAAAGGCAATGACGTCTCTCCTTGGGATGGCATTATTAAAGCAGGTGCAATTCTTGCTCCTGTAACGATTGGTGCAGGTCTTATGCTTTTGATTTTCGACCTTACAAGACCGCTTCATTTTTGGAAATTGTTGATTCATTATAATTTTGGTTCCGTCATGACACTGGGTGTTTTAGCACTTTTTGCCTATTTCCCAGTCGTTATTCTCTTTTTCTTAGGGGTCTTTAAAAAAGAGCTTTTTGAAAATGGAGCGTTAAAAATTTTAGCGCCGGTTGCTGAATTTGCACTAACCTATGCCAAAGTAATTGAGGGTGTGACACTGGTTTTAGCAGTCGGTGTTGGAGCGTATACAGGTTTCTTGCTCTCAGCAATGAACAGTTATCCGCTTCTAAATACACCGATTTTACCAGTACTTTTCCTAGCTTCTGGTGTATCTGCAGGTATTTCAGCAAACCTAGTGGTAGGGCTTCTTTTCTTCAAAAGCTCAACGGGGGCGAGCAACGTCAGTTACTTGCACGGATTGGATATTAAAGTGATCTTTGCAGAGCTTTTCTTCCTTTTCATCCTCTTTGTCGGCATGATGTACCAAGGAGGCGTTACAGCGCATGTTGCAAGTGCGGCTATGAGTACAGGTGGCCTTTCTGCTCTTCTTTGGATTGGCGTTATCGGCTTAGGCTTAATGTTACCGATTGGTTTGAATTTTGCACTACCACATGGTGTTAAACACTCACATGGTTTTGTCATTTTCAACGCACTGATTGTTTTAGTAGGCGTGTTAGCACTTCGTTATTATATTCTCTATGCGGGTCAGACATTCGTCGGCTAA